TTCGACAAGGGCGGCGCCTACGCCGCCGCGTTCCTGCTCGCGTTGGTCGCGGTCGCCGCGATCATCGTCGTCTCCGTCCTCCGGCCGAAGGAACATCGGTGAGCATCGAGATTTCCAACGTCAGCAAGAGATTCGGCAGCTTCGTCGCGCTCGACGACGTCTCCGTGAGCATCCCTTCCGGCCAGCTCACCGCGCTGCTCGGCCCGTCCGGCGGCGGCAAGTCGACGCTGCTGCGGATCATCGCGGGCCTCGAGGAGGCGGACAGCGGCCGGGTGCAGATCGAGGGCGTGGACGCGACCGGCCTGCCGCCGCAGAAGCGGAACGTGGGCTTCGTCTTCCAGCACTACGCCGCGTTCAAGCACATGTCGGTGCGCCGGAACGTGGCGTTCGGCCTGGAGATCCGGCGCCGCCCGAAGGCGGAGATCCGCGCGCGGGTCGACGAGCTGCTGCGCCTCGTGCACCTGGAGCAGTTCGGCGACCGCCTGCCGGCGCAGCTGTCCGGCGGTCAGCGGCAGCGGATGGCGCTGGCCCGCGCGCTCGCGGTCGAGCCGACAGTGCTGCTGCTGGACGAGCCGTTCGGCGCGCTCGACGCCAAGGTGCGCAAGGAGCTGCGCGACTGGCTGCGGCGGCTGCACGACGAGGTGCACGTGACGACGGTGTTCGTCACGCACGACCAGGAGGAGGCCCTGGAGGTCGCCGACGAGATCGTGGTGATCAACGACGGGCGCATCGAGCAGATCGGCACGCCCGACGAGCTCTACGACGCGCCCGCCAACGACTTCGTCATGCGCTTCCTCGGCCCGGTCACGCAGCTCGGCGACCAGCTGGTGCGGCCGCACGACCTGGACCTGCACCCCGGCGACGAGGCGGAGCACGGCACGGTGACCGGGCGGGTCACCCGGGTCACCCGGATCGGCTTCGAGATCCGTGTCGAGGTGACGACCGAGGACCAGGTCGTCGTCGTCACGCTGACCCGCACCCGCTTCCGGGCGCTGGGCATCGCGGAAGGGTCCATCGTCCAGGTCGGGCTCGCGCCGGAGGCGCTGGCCGCGTCGGTGGAGGCGGCCTAGTGCAGATCTCGGCTCGCAGTGACTACGCCCTCCGGGCGCTGATCGCCACCGCCGGTTTCTCCGACGGCGGTCCCGTCTCGGCGACGAAGCTCGCCGAGGCGCAGGCGATCCCGCTGGGCTTCCTGCACGACATCATGTCCGACCTGCGCCGCGCCGGGCTGCTCACCAGCCAGCGCGGCACGGACGGCGGCTACACGCTGGCCCGCCCGCCGGACGACATCACGGTGGGTGACGTGCTGCGGGCGATCAACGGCTCGCTGAGCACGGTCCGCGGGCTGCCGCCGGACCAGGTCAACTACCACGGGGTGGCGAGCAGCCTGCCGGAGCTGTGGCTGACGCTGCACGAGGCCATCGCGGACGTGGTGGACCGGACGACACTCGCGGACCTGCTGCCGACGCAGTACCGGCAGAGCGCCTGACCTGCCCCGCCAGCACCCCGGCGAGCACCAGCGCGATGCCGGTCGCCTGCGCGGCGGTGAGCCCCTCGCCGGCCACGGCGGTGCCGAGCAGGACGCCGGTCACGGGGTTGAGCAGGCCGACGAGGCCGACCGTCGCGGCGCTGAGGCGGCGCAGTGCGGAAAACCAGGCGGCGAACGCGAGCGCGGTCGCGACCACCGTCACGTACCCGAAGCCCCAGGCCGCCGGCGCGTCGAGGGCCGGCGGCGCGCCCTCGAACGCGACCGCGAACGGCAGCAGCAGCACTCCGCCGGCGACGAGCTGCCAGGACGTGCTCGCGAGCACGTCGACGTCGCGCCCCCACTTCTTGGTCAGCACGTAGCCCAGCGACGACATCAGCATCGCGGCCACCGACGCCGCGACGCCGCGCCAGTCCACCGCCTGCGTACCGCGGAAGAGCATCAGCCACACCCCGGCGATGCCGACGGCCGCGCCCACCGCGGTGAGCACCCTCGGCCGCTCGGCGAGCAGCCCCCAGGCGATCAGCATCATGACCACCGGCGAGCTCGCCATGATCGTGGAGGCCACGCTGGTGGGCAGGAGCTGCGCGGACAGGTAGATCAGCACGAAGAACGCGCCCACGTTGAGCGCACCGAGCAGCAGTGACCGCCACCACCAGGCGCCGCGCGGCAGCCGCCGGCTGATCACGAGCAGCAGCAGGCCGGCGGGCAGCGCGCGGATCGCGGCGCCGTACAGCGGCGCGCCGGGCGGCAGGTACTCGTGCGTCACGAAGTAGTTGCTCCCCCACGCGACCGGCGCGATCGCGCAGATCAGGGACCACATGGATGCAAGATACCTTCCTGGGAAGGTATCTTGGCTGTGTGACCGACCACGTTGCCCGCATCCAGGCGGAGTGGGCCCGCGAGCGCCCCGACGTCGACACCGCGCCGCAGGGAGTGATCGGGCGCCTGCACCGCCTCGCCGCCCACCTGACCGAGGAGCTGTGCGTGGTGTACCGGCGGCACGGCCTCAGCGAGGGCGAGTTCGACGTGCTCGCCGCGCTGCGCCGGGCCGGCGCGCCGTACGAGCGGGCCCCGGCGAGCTGGCCGCGTTCACGATGGTGACCACCGGTGGGATGACCAAGCGGATCGACCGCCTGGAGCGGGCCGGCCTGGTGACCCGCCGGCGCAGCGGCACCGACGGCCGCGGCCGGGTGGTGGCGCTGACCACGGCCGGGCGGGAGCTGATCGACCGCGCGTTCACCGAGCACATGCACAATGAGCGGCGCCTGCTCGCCGCGCTCCGCCCCGAGGAGGCGGCCCAGCTGGAGGCGCTGCTCACGACCTGGCTGGAGCGGGCCACCCCCAGCGGGTGACGACCGACCACCCGGCGCCGACGGACGATTGCCGGCATGACAGCCGAGCTACGCACCGACGAGCAGGTCCAGCGGGATGTCATGGCGGAGCTGCGATGGGACGCCCGCGTGCAGCCCAACGAGGTGGCCGTCGCGGTCAAGGGCGGCATCGTCTCGCTCGCCGGCTCCGTGGACCACTTCGTCAAGCGCTGGGCGGCCGAGCGCGCGGCGCAGCGGGTACGCGGCGTGGTCGCGGTCGCCAACGACATCGAGATCCGCCCGCCGTCCGGCAGTGCCGAGCCCAGCGACCCGGAGATCGCCACCACGACGGCTCAGGTGCTCGCGTGGAACGCGCTGGTGCCGGCGGACCAGCTCCAGATAACCGTCTCGGCCGGCCGGGTGACGCTGCGCGGCGAGGTCGAGTGGGAGTACGAGCGCCGCGAGGCCGAGCACGCCGTGCGCGGCCTGGCCGGTGTGCGCGGGGTGACCAACTCGATCGCGGTGCGGCCGCGGCAGCGGATCCAGCCCGAGGACCTGGAGCGCCGCATCGCGCAGGCACTGCTGCGCAGCGCCGAGACGGACGCGGAACGGATCATGGTGGAACAGGACGGCGACCGGGTGATCCTCCGCGGCGCGGTGCGGTCCTGGCCGGAACGGCGCGACGCGGAACGGGCCGCCTGGTCCGCGCCGGGCGTGCGCACCGTCGAAAACGACATCAGGATCGCCCCGTAGCCAGCGCGCCCCGGGGGTTCCCTCGGGCTTGGGCAGGCCATCCGTCCACAGTGCAGCGCCGCCGCGGCTCACACCGCGCGGTGCAGCGCGCGCGGTATGTACAGCCCGCGGCGCAGCGCGTAGACCGCCGCCAGGGTGCGGGTGGGCGCGTGGAGCTTGGTGAGGATGTGCTCCAGGTGTGTCGCCGCCGTCCGCTCGGTCAGCCGGAACGCGCTGGCGATCCGGCGGTTGGAGCAACCCTCCACGAGCAGGCCCAGCACTTCCAGCTCGCGGCGGGTGAGCCGGCTCAGCTCGCCCGCCGGCGCCACGACCACCGCGGCGATCACGTTGGCCGGCGGGATCGCGGGGCAGGCGAGCACCGTGACCCGCAGGTGCCGGTGGTCGCCGTCCGCGTCGAACGGGCACAGGAACGTCGAATGCGCCGTCTCGCCGAGCTGGCGGGCGGCCACGTCGAGCAGCCGCGAGCCGCCGGCGAGCATGGGGTGGTCGGGAAGCCCTGGCAGCGCCTCTGTCCTCCCGTCGCGGCACAGCAGCACCCCGCCGGCGGCCCGGTCGACGAGTCCGGCGGCCGCGCTTATCGAGCGCAGCGGGTCCAGTGCGTCCGCCATCGTCGTGGACAGCGCGGCGAGGATTTCCCGGGCCGCGTCCGTCGGATGCGCCGGGACCTCCGTGTAGAGGCTGAGGATGCCGAGGTAGCGGCCGTCCGATGTGGTCAGCCGCACGCCGATCCCCTCGCGGAAACCGGCCGGCATCAGGTATTCCGCCCACGAGCGGATCTCTTCGGCCGGCACCTGCAGATCACGCAGCCGCATCGGCGGCCCCGGCGGTCGAGGCCCACGAGCTCGACGTCGTCCAGGTGCTGTGGACTGTCCAGGTAGGACCGAACCTTTTCGTCGTAGCCCGTGGAATAGAGCGAATGCTCTGCCCGCCGCTCCATGTCCAGCAGGTAAACACGAGCCGCCTCGAACGGCACGACGGGCCGAAGTGGGCCCAGCATCGCCCCCGCCCGCTCCCTAACTCCGGCTGGAACGGCCGCGACCGAGGCCACCTCGGTGGCGATTTCCAACGCCGCCGAGCGCATACGGCATCGCCTCCCGGCACAGCCTAATACGAACGGCCGTATCGCAGAGCCTCACTCTCGTCACGGATTGGATCGGTAATCTTGCGGATTGGCACATCGCCGATGACAGTGTCGAATTGTTCAGGTGCTCTCCAGATTGGTCGACTATCGAGAACTGGTAGAACAAGCCTGCCGCGCCATCCGCGCCGACCCGAGGCTGGGCCCGGCGCTCGGAATCGCGCACGCCACCGTGCGCGACCCGTTGAAAGCGGCGGTGACGATGCTGGTCGGCGAAACGCTGGCGCGCCGGGCGGAACGCGCTGTAGCGGGATTCGTCGCCTTCGTCGGTCCACACCGGCTCAGCGGCGACGAGTACGACCTGCTGGCGCATTATGTGCTTTCCGCCGCGCTGGCCCGGCGGGTCGGCCCGGAACGGCTGATTCTCATCGGCGCTTCCCTCACGACCGTGCGCGCCGCGGTCCTACCAGGACACCCCCGCCGCTGACGACAACCGTTCCCTTTGGGAAACCAACACTCAGCCGCCGGGTTCGCGGCCCATGCGGGCCAGGTGCTGGTGTACGAGGCGGATCGCCATCGCGCCCTCGCCGACGGCCGAGGCCACTCGCTTGATGGAGCCGCTGCGCACATCCCCGACGGCGAAGACGCCCGGCGCG
The window above is part of the Phytohabitans houttuyneae genome. Proteins encoded here:
- a CDS encoding sulfate/molybdate ABC transporter ATP-binding protein — encoded protein: MSIEISNVSKRFGSFVALDDVSVSIPSGQLTALLGPSGGGKSTLLRIIAGLEEADSGRVQIEGVDATGLPPQKRNVGFVFQHYAAFKHMSVRRNVAFGLEIRRRPKAEIRARVDELLRLVHLEQFGDRLPAQLSGGQRQRMALARALAVEPTVLLLDEPFGALDAKVRKELRDWLRRLHDEVHVTTVFVTHDQEEALEVADEIVVINDGRIEQIGTPDELYDAPANDFVMRFLGPVTQLGDQLVRPHDLDLHPGDEAEHGTVTGRVTRVTRIGFEIRVEVTTEDQVVVVTLTRTRFRALGIAEGSIVQVGLAPEALAASVEAA
- a CDS encoding RrF2 family transcriptional regulator, producing MQISARSDYALRALIATAGFSDGGPVSATKLAEAQAIPLGFLHDIMSDLRRAGLLTSQRGTDGGYTLARPPDDITVGDVLRAINGSLSTVRGLPPDQVNYHGVASSLPELWLTLHEAIADVVDRTTLADLLPTQYRQSA
- a CDS encoding MarR family winged helix-turn-helix transcriptional regulator yields the protein MTKRIDRLERAGLVTRRRSGTDGRGRVVALTTAGRELIDRAFTEHMHNERRLLAALRPEEAAQLEALLTTWLERATPSG
- a CDS encoding BON domain-containing protein, with the protein product MTAELRTDEQVQRDVMAELRWDARVQPNEVAVAVKGGIVSLAGSVDHFVKRWAAERAAQRVRGVVAVANDIEIRPPSGSAEPSDPEIATTTAQVLAWNALVPADQLQITVSAGRVTLRGEVEWEYERREAEHAVRGLAGVRGVTNSIAVRPRQRIQPEDLERRIAQALLRSAETDAERIMVEQDGDRVILRGAVRSWPERRDAERAAWSAPGVRTVENDIRIAP
- a CDS encoding helix-turn-helix transcriptional regulator, coding for MRLRDLQVPAEEIRSWAEYLMPAGFREGIGVRLTTSDGRYLGILSLYTEVPAHPTDAAREILAALSTTMADALDPLRSISAAAGLVDRAAGGVLLCRDGRTEALPGLPDHPMLAGGSRLLDVAARQLGETAHSTFLCPFDADGDHRHLRVTVLACPAIPPANVIAAVVVAPAGELSRLTRRELEVLGLLVEGCSNRRIASAFRLTERTAATHLEHILTKLHAPTRTLAAVYALRRGLYIPRALHRAV